The Stieleria maiorica genome includes the window GAGGTCAGGGCCTTCATGTAGTTGGCGCGTTTGAGTCCTTCGGGATTGGAGCAGTTGTTCATGCTCATGCTGCCCTTGAGTTGTTCGACGGAGTAGTATCCGTTTTCGTCCATCCATTGGATCAACTCGTCGCGAACCGCTTCCAGACGATCGATCCCGTGTTTGAGCAGCGTAGAGGCCATCATCACGGCATCGGCGCCGACCAGCAACGCTTTGGCAACATCCAATCCTGAATGGACGCCTCCGGTCGCGGCGATGGACGCTTCGATGCGGTCCCGCAAGATCGCGATCCAGCGCAGGGCCAGCCGGAGTTCTTCGGGCTGGCTGAGTTGCAGCGCGGGCACGAACTCGAGCGTTTCCAGATCGATCTCCGGCGACAAGAATCGGTTGAATAACACCAATCCCGACGCCCCCGATTCGATCAGGTCGGTTCCGAAGGTCGCCGGTGAGGAGAAGTACGGTCCGATTTTGACAGCCAACGGGATTCGCAATTGCTCTCGGACGGCTTTGACCAGATCGCGATAGTGGCGTTCGACGTCCGAGGCGGAGACACTGGTGTCGGTGGGGACCAGATAGATGTTCAATTCCAACGCATCGGCTCCGGCCTGTTCCATCAGTTCGCCGTAGTA containing:
- a CDS encoding dihydroorotate dehydrogenase-like protein, which produces MTNIDLSTNYLGLELKTPLIASASPLTGSLESLLHLERAGASAVVLPSLFEEQIEHEREQFEQLGDYQTDAMAEASGFFPTLDRYNTGPEDYLQLIRDAKECLGIPVIASLNGFSSGGWKYYGELMEQAGADALELNIYLVPTDTSVSASDVERHYRDLVKAVREQLRIPLAVKIGPYFSSPATFGTDLIESGASGLVLFNRFLSPEIDLETLEFVPALQLSQPEELRLALRWIAILRDRIEASIAATGGVHSGLDVAKALLVGADAVMMASTLLKHGIDRLEAVRDELIQWMDENGYYSVEQLKGSMSMNNCSNPEGLKRANYMKALTSYTTPT